A genome region from Arachis duranensis cultivar V14167 chromosome 8, aradu.V14167.gnm2.J7QH, whole genome shotgun sequence includes the following:
- the LOC127741121 gene encoding uncharacterized protein LOC127741121: MTNREMNNSTHLPWMVSIYSSGYDVCGGPGKWSTIRRKNFQARILRCDQCDEDAGDHSVRARRMGVAAQFGGDGSLGCSSGWRRCAWRLRCNDGGMCNGNRAKDLRPARKDAREEGLPSGIAGFSSISCSAGGAPNDKSSSTTTGVTVGGALVGATTGDEEGEEEEEEEEEGVGASLGVGAYAGERVGADIGACLGEYDGGYDGDRRLGKLNGEGACDGEYSSSSSVISESDGSDSGANGESAGDGDGEGEDEGEVEAGAGAAAEGEGEGEEEGVESLPSSLPLVSSAAGSSAASSTDEGDGDGY; the protein is encoded by the exons ATGACGAATCGTGAAATGAACAACTCAACCCACTTACCGTGGATGGTTAGCATATATAGTTCTGGTTATGATGTTTGTGGTGGTCCCGGTAAATGGTCCACGATTAGGAGGAAAAATTTCCAGGCTCGGATCCTCCGCTGTGACCAGTGCGACGAGGATGCTGGAGACCACAGCGTCCGAGCGAGGAGAATGGGTGTTGCTGCTCAATTCGGCGGTGACGGCTCACTGGGCTGCAGTTCGGGTTGGAGGCGTTGCGCGTGGAGGCTGCGCTGCAATGATGGTGGGATGTGCAATGGCAACAGGGCGAAGGACTTGAGGCCAGCGAGAAAGGATGCTCGCGAAGAAGGGTTGCCGTCCGGGATTGCAG GGTTTTCCTCTATCTCATGTTCAGCTGGTGGTGCCCCGAATGACAAATCATCTTCTACTACAACAGGTGTAACAGTTGGTGGTGCCTTAGTGGGAGCAACCACTGGagatgaagaaggagaagaagaagaagaagaagaagaagaaggtgtcGGTGCTTCTCTTGGTGTAGGTGCATATGCTGGTGAACGTGTTGGTGCAGATATTGGTGCCTGTCTtggtgagtatgatggtggatATGATGGTGATAGACGCCTAGGTAAACTGAACGGGGAAGGTGCCTGTGATGGAGAATATTCATCGTCGTCTTCTGTTATATCTGAATCTGATGGTTCAGATTCCGGAGCAAATGGTGAAAGTGctggtgatggtgatggtgagGGTGAGGATGAGGGTGAGGTTGAGGCTGGTGCAGGAGCAGCAgcagaaggagaaggagaaggagaagaagaaggtgtAGAATCATTACCATCTTCATTACCGCTCGTCTCATCTGCTGCAGGTTCTTCAGCTGCATCTTCAACTGATGAAGGTGATGGTGATG gatATTGA